The Siniperca chuatsi isolate FFG_IHB_CAS linkage group LG7, ASM2008510v1, whole genome shotgun sequence genome includes a window with the following:
- the LOC122879449 gene encoding uncharacterized protein LOC122879449 isoform X1, whose protein sequence is MASCCNPQFLNPRHSLHLLALVLTVTWHFSLTESAGKIQLKGEVGGNVTFRCPVVKQQTIKFFYLQRGPHIFVNGFYESKKVQPWENTRLGHDKTTVHMDSLNISHSGDYLCLIMYSDSHKTETVIQLSVTANYSKPEATVSCRDRFSCLVTCTSHGGYPGTKMMWNVNGSLDWKVVNNSDMSDPVTMMFNSSSTAHFNCSNGEREFSCHVGNVTSNMFPICTPQKKDPNNHFVIIAAATCSILVFFSIVVWLWRKCKTGQKGGEATDVRQECGVNGCKEEVISLNENKGGKEAS, encoded by the exons ATG GCATCATGTTGCAATCCACAGTTTCT AAACCCAAGGCATTCCCTTCATCTGCTGGCTCTGGTTTTGACTGTGACGTGGCACTTTTCTTTGACAG AAAGTGCTGGTAAGATTCAGCTCAAAGGGGAGGTTGGAGGAAACGTGACCTTTCGCTGCCCCGTTGTAAAACAACAGACGATAAAATTTTTCTACCTTCAGCGGGGCCCTCACATATTTGTGAATGGCTTCTATGAATCAAAAAAAGTCCAACCATGGGAGAACACCAGATTGGGTCACGACAAGACAACTGTGCACATGGACAGTTTGAACATCTCGCATAGTGGTGACTATCTGTGCCTTATCATGTACAGTGACAgtcataaaactgaaactgtcatACAACTCAGTGTCACAG CCAACTACAGTAAACCTGAAGCCACAGTGTCCTGTAGAGATAGATTTAGTTGTCTGGTGACGTGCACCTCACATGGTGGGTACCCGGGCACCAAGATGATGTGGAACGTGAATGGGAGTCTGGACTGGAAAGTTGTGAACAACAGTGACATGAGCGATCCAGTCACCATGATGTTTAACAGCTCCAGCACTGCACACTTCAACTGCTCCAATGGAGAGCGGGAGTTCAGCTGCCATGTGGGCAACGTCACCTCGAACATGTTCCCCATCT GTACACCTCAGAAGAAGGACCCTAACAATCATTTTGTGATAATAGCAGCAGCCACCTGTTCAATACTGGTGTTTTTCAGTATTGTGGTGTGGCTGTGGAGGAAATGCAAGACAGGACAGAAAG GGGGAGAAGCAACAGATGTGAGGCAAGAGTGTGGAGTAAATGGATGTAAGGA GGAGGTAATATCCCTCAATGAAAATAAAGGAGGCAAAGAGGCATCTTGA
- the LOC122879449 gene encoding uncharacterized protein LOC122879449 isoform X2: MASCCNPQFLNPRHSLHLLALVLTVTWHFSLTESAGKIQLKGEVGGNVTFRCPVVKQQTIKFFYLQRGPHIFVNGFYESKKVQPWENTRLGHDKTTVHMDSLNISHSGDYLCLIMYSDSHKTETVIQLSVTANYSKPEATVSCRDRFSCLVTCTSHGGYPGTKMMWNVNGSLDWKVVNNSDMSDPVTMMFNSSSTAHFNCSNGEREFSCHVGNVTSNMFPICTPQKKDPNNHFVIIAAATCSILVFFSIVVWLWRKCKTGQKGGEATDVRQECGVNGWR; the protein is encoded by the exons ATG GCATCATGTTGCAATCCACAGTTTCT AAACCCAAGGCATTCCCTTCATCTGCTGGCTCTGGTTTTGACTGTGACGTGGCACTTTTCTTTGACAG AAAGTGCTGGTAAGATTCAGCTCAAAGGGGAGGTTGGAGGAAACGTGACCTTTCGCTGCCCCGTTGTAAAACAACAGACGATAAAATTTTTCTACCTTCAGCGGGGCCCTCACATATTTGTGAATGGCTTCTATGAATCAAAAAAAGTCCAACCATGGGAGAACACCAGATTGGGTCACGACAAGACAACTGTGCACATGGACAGTTTGAACATCTCGCATAGTGGTGACTATCTGTGCCTTATCATGTACAGTGACAgtcataaaactgaaactgtcatACAACTCAGTGTCACAG CCAACTACAGTAAACCTGAAGCCACAGTGTCCTGTAGAGATAGATTTAGTTGTCTGGTGACGTGCACCTCACATGGTGGGTACCCGGGCACCAAGATGATGTGGAACGTGAATGGGAGTCTGGACTGGAAAGTTGTGAACAACAGTGACATGAGCGATCCAGTCACCATGATGTTTAACAGCTCCAGCACTGCACACTTCAACTGCTCCAATGGAGAGCGGGAGTTCAGCTGCCATGTGGGCAACGTCACCTCGAACATGTTCCCCATCT GTACACCTCAGAAGAAGGACCCTAACAATCATTTTGTGATAATAGCAGCAGCCACCTGTTCAATACTGGTGTTTTTCAGTATTGTGGTGTGGCTGTGGAGGAAATGCAAGACAGGACAGAAAG GGGGAGAAGCAACAGATGTGAGGCAAGAGTGTGGAGTAAATGGAT GGAGGTAA